The following coding sequences are from one Haladaptatus caseinilyticus window:
- a CDS encoding ABC transporter substrate-binding protein — MPSDSNRRNFENNSHAASGRRLDRRAFLAASATGIPVALAGCLGGSDSDNSGGNNGANGKPQSGGTLQWGGAVPVQGLDPHLESAAATNRVLENITEPLIKLDFDYSLQPHLAKDWTTSEDNTKLEFTLQKGVKFHNGKEMTSDDVIATYERIANGDYLASGFFEFVDSMENPDDQTFIVQLSEPFAPFISRMATGEMHIVPKEQTNKEKIGEPIGTGPYQFESHEVETSFTMTKFDEYWNASEDGGPFLDKIVKSEITDPSVRLQSFRAGEYDFINGVPPKDVESLKNDSSVRFEKQFPKALVYLGLNCNKKPFNNKHARLALDYAIDKEEITEAALYGTGKPAATPAAPDSPWVNPDVKPRPRNLEKAKEHLKKAGMANGFSVSFKIPQSYPTQVQGAKVISDQASDVGINLNIQKITWSTWLSDVYSKQNFEATTSSYLALNYPDVSFYKFLHPDGAFFFTGWENEEYNELVEKARHMYDEQKRADLYHKATEILHEERAGHLLLWWQANLYSGSTKYKGKIGAPDGSTLRFQDNWLNG, encoded by the coding sequence ATGCCAAGCGATAGTAATAGGCGAAACTTTGAAAATAACAGCCACGCCGCTAGTGGCAGGAGGCTTGACCGCCGAGCGTTCCTCGCTGCGTCGGCCACTGGAATTCCAGTTGCGCTCGCTGGTTGTCTCGGAGGAAGCGATTCTGACAACTCCGGCGGCAACAATGGAGCCAACGGGAAGCCACAATCAGGCGGCACGCTGCAATGGGGAGGTGCCGTTCCAGTTCAGGGGCTGGATCCGCATCTCGAGAGCGCCGCGGCAACGAACCGAGTGCTCGAAAACATCACCGAACCTCTCATCAAACTAGACTTTGACTATTCGCTACAACCGCATCTCGCGAAGGATTGGACTACTTCCGAGGACAATACGAAGCTGGAGTTCACGCTTCAGAAGGGAGTGAAATTCCACAATGGGAAGGAGATGACCTCCGATGACGTGATCGCAACCTACGAGAGAATCGCTAACGGCGATTATCTCGCCAGCGGCTTCTTCGAGTTTGTTGACTCGATGGAAAATCCGGACGACCAAACCTTCATCGTGCAGTTGTCGGAGCCGTTTGCACCGTTCATCTCACGGATGGCGACTGGAGAGATGCACATCGTACCAAAGGAACAGACGAACAAGGAGAAAATCGGGGAACCCATCGGGACGGGCCCCTACCAGTTCGAGAGTCATGAGGTAGAGACTTCGTTCACGATGACGAAATTCGACGAGTACTGGAATGCTAGCGAAGATGGCGGCCCCTTCCTCGACAAAATCGTCAAAAGTGAAATAACTGATCCAAGCGTGCGCCTCCAGTCGTTCCGCGCGGGGGAGTACGACTTTATCAACGGCGTTCCGCCGAAAGACGTTGAGTCGCTCAAGAACGATTCCTCCGTCCGGTTCGAAAAGCAGTTTCCGAAAGCTCTCGTTTACCTCGGGCTGAACTGCAATAAGAAGCCGTTCAACAATAAACATGCTCGCCTCGCGCTCGACTACGCGATCGACAAGGAAGAGATAACGGAGGCGGCGCTGTACGGTACTGGCAAACCCGCCGCGACGCCCGCAGCACCTGACAGTCCGTGGGTGAATCCGGACGTGAAACCACGCCCACGAAACCTCGAAAAGGCCAAAGAGCACCTGAAGAAGGCGGGAATGGCGAACGGATTCTCGGTTTCGTTCAAGATTCCACAGTCCTACCCGACGCAAGTGCAGGGGGCGAAAGTCATCTCCGATCAGGCATCGGACGTCGGCATCAACCTCAACATCCAGAAAATAACGTGGAGCACGTGGCTCTCGGACGTGTACAGTAAGCAGAATTTCGAGGCGACAACCAGTTCGTATCTCGCACTCAACTACCCGGACGTGTCCTTCTACAAGTTCCTCCATCCGGATGGAGCGTTCTTCTTCACCGGATGGGAAAACGAGGAGTACAATGAACTGGTTGAGAAGGCTCGGCACATGTACGACGAACAGAAGCGTGCGGATCTCTATCACAAGGCAACCGAGATTCTGCACGAGGAGCGCGCGGGTCACCTCCTGCTCTGGTGGCAGGCGAACCTGTACAGTGGTTCGACGAAATACAAGGGCAAAATCGGCGCACCCGACGGTTCGACACTCCGATTCCAAGATAACTGGCTCAACGGGTAA
- a CDS encoding IclR family transcriptional regulator: MNHDARNREQLHTIAKPVVDEFANETGERVAIAQKEYGRAGWLYYSESSEAVTTDAHIGIDLDLYCTAIGKIILAFNPEPRTNELLADCTFKRRTDNTATDRKELLDELRTIRERGVAFDDEERLEGVRGIAVPVHNRADDVLIGGLTIAGATTRLKNDWYWEELPDLLSRAANMIEVNFNYR; the protein is encoded by the coding sequence ATGAACCACGACGCTCGAAACCGGGAGCAACTACATACCATCGCGAAACCGGTCGTCGACGAGTTCGCGAACGAAACGGGTGAGCGAGTCGCAATCGCACAAAAAGAGTACGGACGGGCAGGTTGGCTATACTACTCAGAGTCCTCTGAAGCAGTGACCACGGACGCACACATCGGCATTGACCTCGACCTATACTGTACGGCTATCGGAAAGATAATACTCGCATTCAACCCCGAACCGCGTACTAACGAGCTTCTCGCCGATTGTACTTTCAAGAGACGGACAGATAACACAGCGACTGACCGGAAGGAATTGCTTGACGAACTGCGAACCATCCGTGAACGAGGCGTTGCGTTCGACGACGAGGAACGGTTAGAAGGTGTTCGTGGCATTGCTGTTCCCGTTCACAATAGGGCTGACGACGTTCTCATCGGTGGACTGACTATAGCGGGAGCGACCACGAGATTAAAAAACGATTGGTATTGGGAGGAGCTTCCCGACCTTCTGAGCCGAGCGGCGAACATGATTGAAGTGAACTTCAACTATCGATAG
- a CDS encoding ABC transporter permease, protein MSMSNYLLRRLGFMTLTLLFVTLITFIVTTILPGDVALLILGPNATDQSIQALQAQLGLDKPLHLQYVDWVIGILQGDMGTSLRFGDPVVTLIAEKLPKSLMLAGAATFIAVFLALPLGVVAAVKQNEAPDLFASMFGFIGVSIPIFLWGLVFILVFAVWLNIFPTGGYVPPNEDPVGTLTHLVLPASAMGFALTAYIMRMTRSSMLEVMSEEYIKLARSKGMTQRIIVLKHALRNAIIPVITVIAFQFSYAFGGVVVLEEVFFWPGIGRLTLTAIQSRDIPLLQGCIIVVALMYMLSNLAADILYGYFDPRIRYGGED, encoded by the coding sequence ATGTCCATGTCTAACTATCTACTCAGACGATTGGGGTTCATGACGCTGACCCTCCTGTTCGTGACGTTAATCACATTCATCGTCACGACGATTTTGCCCGGAGATGTCGCGTTGCTCATCCTCGGGCCGAACGCGACTGACCAATCCATTCAGGCGTTACAGGCGCAACTGGGTCTCGATAAGCCGCTACATCTCCAGTACGTAGATTGGGTGATTGGGATCTTACAGGGTGATATGGGAACGTCACTCCGGTTTGGCGACCCAGTCGTGACGCTCATCGCTGAGAAACTGCCGAAATCGCTCATGCTCGCCGGGGCGGCGACGTTCATCGCGGTTTTCCTGGCGCTGCCGCTCGGCGTTGTCGCTGCGGTAAAACAAAATGAGGCACCCGATCTCTTCGCGTCGATGTTCGGATTCATCGGCGTTTCCATCCCGATCTTCCTGTGGGGACTCGTGTTCATCCTCGTTTTTGCCGTGTGGCTGAACATCTTCCCGACAGGAGGCTATGTCCCGCCGAACGAAGACCCAGTAGGAACGCTTACTCATCTCGTCCTCCCGGCGTCGGCGATGGGATTCGCCCTCACCGCCTATATCATGCGCATGACCCGGTCATCGATGCTCGAGGTCATGTCGGAAGAGTACATCAAACTAGCACGTTCTAAGGGGATGACGCAACGCATCATCGTCCTCAAACACGCGCTCCGAAACGCCATCATTCCCGTCATCACGGTTATCGCGTTTCAGTTCAGCTACGCGTTTGGTGGTGTCGTCGTTCTAGAGGAGGTGTTCTTCTGGCCGGGCATTGGCAGGCTGACGCTGACCGCCATTCAAAGTCGGGACATCCCGCTGTTGCAAGGTTGTATCATCGTCGTCGCGCTGATGTACATGCTCTCAAACCTCGCGGCGGACATCCTCTACGGCTACTTCGACCCGCGGATTCGCTACGGAGGTGAGGACTGA
- a CDS encoding Zn-dependent hydrolase → MQISEHRLRRDIEANAEFGSVVVESGHGRSVLTGTEADRKAREYFCERLRDAGLAIRVDRVGNIVGRWTPESADPTAKPVAAGSHLDSVPDGGIFDGPLGIYAALESVRAMQDAGVTPTRPIEVVCFTEEEGQRFDGGLLGSAVAAGEMTPETALALEDDSGVTLKSALDEIGFHGEGQLVADEWHAWLELHIEQSERLEEANVPAGIVTTITGLSRCAIEITGEANHAGSTPMRDRSDALTAGSEFVLDLENTARECADSVSATAVATVGKLRVRPNAPNVIPGHIELSLDVRDIEVGSIERIIDGAKESLERIETECDIVTEFERPWNRRPIPMSDRCRNALRAAGEAADINTQELHSGAAHDTMHVAKVTDAGLLFAPSRNGISHNPLEWTDWDDCAASTQVLGGALKRLACE, encoded by the coding sequence ATGCAGATAAGCGAGCACCGGCTGCGACGTGATATCGAAGCTAATGCGGAGTTCGGTTCCGTCGTGGTTGAAAGCGGTCACGGTCGGTCTGTTCTCACCGGTACGGAGGCGGACAGAAAGGCACGAGAGTATTTTTGCGAACGGTTGCGGGACGCTGGTCTCGCCATTCGGGTTGACCGGGTGGGAAACATCGTAGGGCGGTGGACTCCCGAAAGCGCTGACCCAACTGCAAAGCCGGTAGCCGCTGGGAGTCATCTTGACTCGGTTCCAGACGGTGGTATCTTCGATGGGCCCCTTGGAATATACGCGGCACTAGAAAGCGTCCGAGCGATGCAAGATGCAGGAGTCACCCCGACTCGTCCAATCGAGGTCGTTTGTTTTACCGAAGAGGAGGGTCAGCGTTTCGACGGTGGATTGTTGGGTTCGGCCGTCGCTGCTGGCGAGATGACTCCGGAAACGGCACTTGCGCTCGAGGACGACTCCGGAGTGACGCTCAAATCCGCCCTTGACGAAATCGGCTTTCACGGAGAAGGTCAATTAGTGGCCGACGAATGGCACGCATGGCTGGAACTTCACATCGAACAGAGCGAGCGTCTCGAAGAGGCAAATGTCCCCGCTGGAATCGTAACGACGATCACTGGACTTTCCCGCTGCGCCATCGAGATTACCGGCGAGGCGAATCACGCAGGCTCGACGCCCATGAGGGATCGGTCAGACGCGCTCACCGCCGGGAGCGAATTCGTTCTCGATCTCGAGAATACTGCCCGTGAGTGTGCCGATTCGGTATCGGCTACTGCCGTCGCCACCGTCGGCAAACTTCGCGTTCGACCGAATGCACCGAACGTCATTCCGGGGCACATCGAATTGAGCCTCGATGTCCGCGATATCGAAGTTGGTTCCATCGAGCGGATCATCGACGGCGCAAAGGAAAGTCTCGAGCGAATCGAGACCGAATGTGACATCGTTACCGAATTCGAGCGCCCGTGGAATCGGCGCCCGATTCCGATGAGCGACCGCTGTCGTAATGCTTTGCGCGCTGCGGGGGAGGCGGCAGACATCAATACGCAGGAGCTCCACTCCGGAGCAGCTCACGATACGATGCACGTCGCGAAAGTCACGGACGCTGGATTGCTCTTTGCGCCGTCACGAAACGGAATTTCGCACAATCCGCTGGAGTGGACGGATTGGGACGATTGTGCTGCATCGACACAGGTTCTCGGTGGTGCGCTGAAACGACTCGCCTGCGAATAG
- a CDS encoding ParA family protein: protein MGANVDTPRAVSVVILKGGVGKSTISMNLARQLTERGRVLFADLDPNGHATNGLGFGDVYRGETNLGDVILDQGNATAADLIQDTEFGFDLLPSSNTLEDVEKDLAGALQGSARVKTKIVDPLLGDRYDYIVFDCPAYPGMLNNNALVASGNVLIPLEPGSSSIGGYKRTMERLITPSQEYIDIDVLALIPNKLRERIDQQTEDRELLENLNTAETTEGKVPNFARITAEQFDAIDNGELQPPKPGIRYSAALSKSLKEHQPLLDYDPENSQIENFKELASIVVNGGVER, encoded by the coding sequence ATGGGAGCTAACGTAGACACTCCACGCGCTGTGAGCGTGGTCATTTTGAAAGGAGGCGTCGGCAAATCAACAATTTCGATGAACCTTGCGCGGCAACTCACCGAACGTGGCCGTGTCTTGTTTGCAGATCTCGATCCAAACGGACACGCGACCAACGGTCTCGGATTCGGTGACGTCTACAGAGGTGAGACGAACCTCGGTGACGTTATTCTTGACCAAGGAAACGCCACTGCTGCAGATCTCATTCAGGATACCGAATTCGGGTTTGACCTCCTTCCATCGTCGAACACGCTTGAAGACGTTGAAAAAGACCTTGCAGGTGCGCTTCAGGGATCCGCACGCGTCAAGACCAAAATTGTCGATCCGCTTCTCGGGGATCGATACGACTACATCGTGTTTGATTGCCCGGCTTACCCTGGGATGCTCAACAATAACGCATTGGTTGCATCTGGAAATGTTTTGATTCCTCTTGAGCCAGGTTCCAGTTCTATTGGCGGCTACAAACGCACGATGGAACGACTCATCACACCTTCGCAGGAATACATCGATATCGACGTGCTCGCACTAATCCCGAACAAACTTCGCGAGCGAATCGACCAACAAACCGAAGACCGCGAGCTGCTCGAAAATCTGAACACGGCGGAGACGACGGAAGGAAAGGTTCCGAATTTTGCACGCATCACGGCAGAACAGTTCGACGCGATCGACAACGGAGAGCTGCAACCACCGAAGCCTGGTATCCGATACAGTGCAGCACTTTCAAAATCGCTCAAAGAACATCAACCACTGCTGGATTATGACCCCGAAAACAGCCAAATCGAGAACTTCAAAGAACTGGCATCGATCGTCGTAAACGGTGGTGTCGAGCGATGA
- a CDS encoding DUF1028 domain-containing protein, which produces MQRKTSAPTEWKRGYRPGTFSIAAYDSEEESFGVAVATGIVAVGATCPYVSDTAAVVTQSFTKTSHGSDVLSRVADGEGIESACESVLAEDKYSNYRQLHGVNRNGGQFAFTGDDCIEWCGSTTGANYSVAGNMLSDAAVIDAVSDAFTAATGPLSEQLLSGLEAGQKAGGDKRGKVSSALLVHAPEPKLYHNLRIDAAEQPIRELRELYETARETERNLQDETARQLGSYPDEILEFGVKY; this is translated from the coding sequence ATGCAAAGGAAGACAAGTGCGCCGACCGAGTGGAAGCGTGGTTACCGACCGGGAACGTTCTCTATCGCGGCTTACGATTCAGAAGAGGAGTCGTTCGGCGTCGCCGTGGCAACCGGTATCGTCGCCGTGGGCGCGACGTGTCCATACGTTAGTGACACAGCCGCGGTCGTCACCCAATCGTTTACGAAAACGTCTCACGGGTCGGACGTCCTTTCACGGGTTGCGGACGGTGAAGGCATTGAGTCGGCATGTGAATCAGTGTTAGCGGAAGACAAATACTCGAACTACCGCCAACTACACGGCGTCAACCGGAACGGCGGGCAGTTTGCGTTCACTGGCGACGATTGCATCGAATGGTGCGGTTCAACGACTGGAGCGAACTACTCGGTAGCGGGGAACATGCTCAGCGATGCTGCCGTCATCGACGCAGTGAGCGATGCGTTTACCGCAGCCACCGGCCCACTCTCCGAACAGTTGCTTAGCGGCCTTGAGGCGGGGCAGAAAGCGGGTGGAGACAAGCGGGGAAAAGTGAGTTCGGCGTTGCTCGTTCACGCACCCGAGCCGAAATTGTATCATAACCTTCGAATCGACGCTGCCGAGCAACCGATTCGAGAACTTCGTGAACTATACGAGACAGCGCGGGAGACCGAACGAAATTTGCAGGACGAAACTGCCCGACAGTTAGGTTCGTATCCGGACGAAATTCTCGAGTTCGGAGTAAAATACTGA
- a CDS encoding IclR family transcriptional regulator gives MADRTETSSSRTLKTVTRAFDVIRALEELDGARVTELADHLDMSKSAVYNHLTTLRDNKFVIQEGTTYSLSLQFLLLGEYVRNQNKLYEIGKSEIEKLADETGEYAHLATEQHGLNVNLYKVRGEKAVGSEYQTSKLQKPDYLHFSGTGKSILAFLPSDHVDEIVDRYGLIRKTENTITDREALFTELERIRERGYAYNDEEEIEGLKAIGAPVLDRNGRVLGSLSISGPTNRMNETEYHNMVVEKVVNAANVIEVNINMSESETNLPKFI, from the coding sequence ATGGCAGATCGAACCGAAACCAGCTCGTCAAGGACGTTGAAAACAGTTACAAGAGCGTTCGACGTGATTCGGGCGCTAGAAGAGTTAGATGGAGCGCGCGTCACCGAACTCGCCGACCACCTCGACATGTCAAAGAGCGCGGTTTACAACCACCTCACGACGCTTCGCGATAACAAATTCGTGATTCAGGAGGGAACCACGTACTCGTTGTCGCTGCAGTTTCTCCTTCTCGGCGAGTACGTTCGTAACCAGAACAAATTATACGAGATCGGCAAATCGGAGATAGAAAAACTAGCGGACGAGACAGGAGAATACGCCCACCTCGCCACCGAACAGCATGGGCTCAATGTGAACCTCTATAAAGTACGAGGGGAGAAGGCAGTCGGAAGCGAGTACCAGACGAGCAAATTGCAAAAGCCGGACTATTTGCACTTCTCGGGGACTGGAAAGTCGATTCTCGCGTTTCTTCCCTCCGATCACGTGGACGAGATCGTCGACCGCTACGGGTTGATCCGTAAGACAGAGAATACGATCACCGACCGTGAGGCACTATTCACGGAACTTGAACGGATTCGAGAACGGGGATATGCGTACAACGACGAGGAAGAAATTGAGGGTCTAAAAGCAATCGGTGCGCCAGTTCTGGATAGAAACGGTCGCGTTCTCGGCTCGCTTAGTATTTCGGGACCGACCAACCGAATGAACGAAACGGAGTACCACAACATGGTTGTCGAGAAGGTGGTGAACGCGGCGAACGTCATCGAAGTGAACATAAATATGTCCGAGAGCGAAACCAACCTTCCCAAATTCATCTAA
- a CDS encoding aldo/keto reductase, which produces METRPLGDIDHNSSILTFGAIALNFLEQDDANQMVEDVLDAGVNHFDVAPTYGDAEVKLAPKLNEHRDEIFLGCKTQERTYYGAWGELHKSFERLDTDYIDLYQFHAVTRYDELDTITGDYHPEMSQGDHDPGALEAFKEAKEEGLIGHIGLTSHGDPSIIRTSIKRIPELESVMFPFNYTLDSKKGPEYDYRSVLEFAQERGLGTLCIKGFAKQSWPEDLSEDERPYETWYEPFDTKEELVDCFRYALSQGMTTIPSAGDPNLVADILEAANEYEPLAEAEQERLREAGRDHESPVPAP; this is translated from the coding sequence ATGGAAACTCGACCACTCGGCGACATCGATCACAACAGTTCGATCCTGACGTTCGGCGCAATCGCGCTGAATTTCCTCGAACAAGACGACGCGAATCAAATGGTGGAGGATGTTCTCGATGCAGGCGTCAATCACTTCGACGTCGCTCCTACCTATGGTGACGCCGAAGTGAAGCTGGCCCCCAAGCTGAACGAACACCGGGACGAGATCTTTCTCGGATGCAAGACCCAAGAGCGTACCTACTACGGCGCTTGGGGCGAACTTCACAAGTCATTTGAGCGCCTCGACACCGATTACATCGATCTGTATCAGTTCCACGCAGTAACCCGCTATGATGAACTGGACACTATCACAGGCGACTATCACCCAGAGATGTCACAAGGCGACCACGACCCTGGCGCGTTGGAGGCATTCAAGGAAGCGAAAGAGGAGGGGCTTATCGGTCACATCGGTCTGACGAGCCACGGTGATCCGAGCATCATTCGCACCAGTATCAAACGAATCCCTGAACTGGAATCGGTTATGTTCCCGTTCAACTACACACTCGACTCAAAGAAAGGTCCTGAATACGACTACCGATCGGTGCTTGAATTCGCCCAAGAGCGCGGTCTCGGTACCCTCTGCATCAAAGGCTTCGCGAAACAATCATGGCCCGAGGATCTTTCCGAGGATGAGCGTCCCTATGAGACCTGGTATGAACCGTTCGATACAAAAGAGGAACTCGTCGACTGCTTCCGCTACGCGCTCTCGCAAGGTATGACCACCATCCCGAGCGCTGGCGATCCGAACCTGGTGGCGGACATTCTTGAAGCAGCGAACGAGTACGAGCCGCTCGCCGAAGCAGAACAAGAGCGCCTACGTGAAGCTGGACGCGATCACGAATCACCGGTTCCAGCCCCCTGA
- a CDS encoding ABC transporter permease, translating into MATSTSNSTVTSARIERLQRFTRQFRSNTKAMIGLFIVVALVVIAIFAPVIAPYAIDTTSVADRTQPPSVDHPFGTDDLGRDIFSRVVMGSRISLYVGFGAITGALLIGTIIGLVSGYYGGLIDELLMRFMDAAMSFPPILLALTLMVVLGPDLTNVIIALAFVYTPYIARVARSATLSERNEAYVESAIARGENNPHIIFREVLPNCSAPLLVQGSLNIAFAMLAEASLSFLGLGAQPPTPSWGLMINTGRGFMQSAPWIIIFPGIAIAITVIGFNLLGDGLRDVLDPKVDSIE; encoded by the coding sequence ATGGCGACCTCAACGTCGAACTCGACGGTCACGTCCGCGCGGATAGAGCGCCTCCAACGGTTCACGCGGCAGTTCAGGAGCAATACGAAGGCGATGATCGGGCTCTTCATCGTGGTTGCGCTCGTCGTCATCGCTATTTTCGCACCTGTCATCGCACCCTACGCAATCGATACGACGTCCGTTGCGGATCGAACACAACCGCCGTCGGTCGACCATCCGTTTGGAACCGACGATCTCGGCCGAGATATCTTCAGTCGCGTCGTGATGGGCAGTCGAATTTCGCTGTACGTCGGCTTCGGCGCCATCACTGGCGCGCTCTTGATCGGGACGATAATCGGGCTCGTCTCCGGCTACTACGGTGGGCTTATCGATGAGTTGCTGATGCGGTTTATGGACGCCGCGATGTCCTTCCCACCAATCCTCCTCGCACTGACTCTGATGGTAGTCCTCGGTCCGGATCTCACGAACGTCATTATTGCGCTAGCGTTCGTGTACACGCCGTACATTGCTCGCGTCGCCCGAAGCGCGACGTTGTCCGAGCGAAACGAGGCGTACGTCGAGTCGGCTATCGCCCGCGGGGAGAACAATCCGCACATCATCTTCCGGGAAGTGTTACCGAACTGCTCTGCCCCGCTGCTCGTGCAAGGGTCGTTGAACATCGCGTTCGCGATGCTCGCGGAGGCAAGCCTGTCGTTCCTCGGTCTCGGTGCGCAACCGCCGACACCGTCGTGGGGACTGATGATTAACACCGGACGGGGATTTATGCAATCTGCACCCTGGATAATCATCTTCCCTGGTATCGCAATCGCGATTACCGTCATCGGGTTCAATCTGCTCGGTGATGGCCTCAGAGACGTTCTCGACCCCAAGGTGGATTCGATAGAATGA
- a CDS encoding dipeptide ABC transporter ATP-binding protein has product MNCKNIDDGRSPLLQVRNLRTEFLTEDGTVVAANDVSFALDTGETMGLVGESGAGKSVTARSLLQLVDSPGEIAGGEVIFDGENLLEFSEKAMRTVRGNKIALIPQDPMSSLNPVLTVGEQIVETIMHHQDSDRPAAREQAIEVMRDVEIPDAAERFDDYPHEFSGGMRQRVLIAIGLSCKPDLIIADEPTTALDVTTQAKILDLLNELQDEKGMAILMITHNLGVVAQTCDHVGVMYAGNLVETAALDELFRNPQHPYTRGLIDSIPQPDIQYDDLPTLDGAMPDLTDLPQGCNFAPRCSYATDACRTGGNPTLAPATGTTSRAACIHADELDLSQGYEPTNSRNKRKDLHRSGEPLFAVKNLKKHFAAGDGFLGEFTLTRSDGGLPKLERRAVKAVDGIDFDIYEGETVGLVGESGCGKSTVARTALKLLEPTEGEVYFEGEPVHEMSSTEVRSLRREMQMIFQDPHSSLNPRKTVGQIIGRAMERHDIATGNAKRQRTRELLTRVGLSPDAVNKYPHQFSGGQQQRIAIAHALAVEPKLIVCDEPVSALDVSVQAQILNLLNEIQAEYGLSYLFISHNIGVVQHICDRIAVMYLGKIAEFGTVEQIFSPPFHPYTESLLSAVPHANPAQKTDRILLEGSVPSPLNPPSGCPFQTRCPKKIGEVCERTEPNLEEIDSGSGHRISCLLSREKMSERQSLIGSVEPESDD; this is encoded by the coding sequence ATGAACTGCAAAAACATAGACGATGGGCGGTCGCCGCTCCTCCAAGTTCGAAACCTCAGGACGGAGTTCCTGACGGAGGACGGAACAGTCGTTGCCGCCAATGATGTATCGTTTGCCCTTGATACGGGCGAGACAATGGGTTTGGTCGGCGAAAGTGGTGCCGGAAAGAGCGTGACCGCACGTTCGTTGTTACAACTCGTCGATTCACCCGGAGAAATCGCTGGCGGCGAGGTCATCTTCGACGGAGAGAATTTACTGGAGTTCTCCGAGAAAGCGATGCGGACGGTACGTGGAAACAAGATTGCACTCATTCCGCAAGATCCGATGTCGTCACTCAATCCGGTTCTTACGGTCGGCGAGCAGATCGTCGAGACAATAATGCACCACCAGGATAGCGACCGACCGGCAGCGCGCGAACAGGCTATCGAGGTGATGCGCGACGTCGAAATTCCGGATGCTGCGGAACGCTTCGACGATTACCCACACGAATTTTCCGGAGGCATGCGCCAACGCGTCCTCATCGCCATCGGACTCTCCTGTAAACCGGATTTAATCATCGCGGACGAACCGACGACGGCGCTTGACGTGACGACGCAGGCGAAGATCCTCGATCTGTTGAACGAATTGCAGGACGAAAAGGGGATGGCCATCTTGATGATTACACACAATCTGGGTGTCGTCGCCCAAACGTGTGATCACGTGGGAGTGATGTACGCAGGGAACCTCGTTGAAACTGCAGCGCTCGACGAGCTGTTTCGAAATCCGCAACATCCGTACACGCGTGGGCTAATCGATTCGATTCCTCAACCAGACATTCAATACGACGACCTTCCAACGCTCGACGGAGCGATGCCGGATCTCACCGATCTGCCGCAGGGCTGTAACTTCGCACCCCGGTGTTCATACGCTACTGACGCCTGTCGGACCGGTGGAAACCCCACGCTTGCCCCGGCGACAGGGACGACTTCTCGTGCAGCGTGTATCCATGCGGACGAACTCGATCTCAGTCAGGGATACGAACCTACGAACTCGAGAAACAAGCGGAAGGACCTCCATCGAAGCGGCGAGCCGCTGTTCGCAGTGAAGAATCTGAAGAAGCATTTCGCTGCGGGAGACGGATTCCTGGGCGAATTCACACTCACGCGTTCCGACGGTGGCCTGCCAAAACTCGAACGGCGGGCCGTCAAGGCTGTCGATGGCATCGACTTCGACATCTACGAGGGTGAGACGGTGGGTCTTGTCGGGGAAAGCGGATGTGGAAAATCGACCGTCGCGCGAACCGCACTCAAGCTCCTCGAACCGACCGAGGGAGAGGTTTACTTCGAGGGAGAACCCGTACACGAAATGAGTAGTACGGAGGTTCGAAGTCTTCGACGCGAAATGCAGATGATATTTCAGGATCCGCACAGCTCTCTCAACCCGCGAAAGACGGTAGGGCAGATTATCGGGCGAGCGATGGAGCGACACGACATCGCGACCGGCAATGCAAAGCGTCAGCGCACGCGGGAGTTACTGACGCGCGTCGGTCTCTCACCGGACGCGGTCAATAAATATCCGCATCAGTTCTCTGGCGGGCAACAGCAACGTATTGCTATTGCACACGCGCTCGCCGTCGAACCGAAACTCATCGTCTGCGACGAACCGGTTTCGGCGCTCGATGTATCGGTGCAGGCTCAGATATTGAACCTCCTCAACGAGATTCAGGCGGAGTACGGGCTCTCGTACCTGTTCATCTCCCACAATATCGGCGTTGTCCAACACATCTGTGACCGAATCGCGGTGATGTATCTCGGGAAAATAGCCGAGTTTGGCACGGTCGAACAGATATTCTCGCCGCCATTTCACCCCTACACGGAGAGTCTTCTATCGGCAGTTCCACACGCCAACCCGGCACAGAAGACCGACCGCATCCTGCTCGAAGGGAGCGTTCCGAGTCCGCTGAATCCGCCATCGGGATGCCCGTTCCAGACCCGCTGTCCGAAGAAAATTGGCGAAGTTTGTGAACGAACTGAACCAAATCTGGAAGAAATAGACTCCGGCTCTGGCCATCGTATATCCTGCCTTCTGTCGAGAGAGAAGATGAGCGAGCGCCAATCGCTTATTGGGTCGGTTGAACCGGAATCCGATGATTGA